One segment of Setaria viridis chromosome 4, Setaria_viridis_v4.0, whole genome shotgun sequence DNA contains the following:
- the LOC117851483 gene encoding galactan beta-1,4-galactosyltransferase GALS1 gives MRKDAAGGGIAPGAAAPALLCFDVKPFLAALTVLTLLAAAWQLRPYHSLLASPFPAACAQAAAGTLPRALAVHAKKSSSSSSTPNYTASSSSLPPPPPGPERREFRAVGSAAALFVQMGAYRGGPYTFAVVGLASKPTHVYGKPWFRCEWEPTIPSNTNASSPPEPMRAARTYHMLPDWGYGRVYTVVVVNCTFPRVPNADNAGGRLVLYAHHGGPSRSPFSPHERIVALEEAPGAYDEAAFRPGAPHRYDYLYCGSSLYGDLSAARVREWMAYHARFFGDRSHFVFHDAGGVGPAVRAALEPWVRAGRATLQDVRAQAEYDGWYYNQFLVVNDCLHRYRHAAKWTFFFDVDEYIFLPDGRKLEDVLAELEPYTQFTIEQNPMSSRLCVDDPEADYSNQWGFEKLVFRNSITGVRRDRKYAIQAKNAYATGVHMSENVIGNTTHKTEHLIRYYHYHNTINVLDEVCREFVPIPPKGGLTWSEKTPWYYDDSMKRVANAVREFERETIGDVRL, from the exons atgCGGAAGgacgctgccggcggcggcattgcgccgggcgcggcggcgcccgcgctgCTCTGCTTCGACGTCAAGCCATTCCTCGCCGCGCTCACCGTGCTcacgctcctcgccgccgcctggcaGCTCCGGCCCTACCActccctcctcgcctccccgttccccgccgcctgcgcgcaggcggccgccggcaccctcccccgcgcgctcgccgtccacgccaagaagtcctcatcttcctcctccacccccaactacaccgcctcctcctcctcgctcccgccgccgccgcccggccccgagCGCCGGGAGTTCCGCGCCGtcggcagcgcggcggcgctgtTCGTGCAGATGGGCGCCTACCGCGGCGGGCCCTACACCTTCGCCGTCGTCGGGCTGGCGTCCAAGCCCACGCACGTCTACGGCAAGCCCTGGTTCCGGTGCGAGTGGGAGCCCACCATCCCCTCCAACACCaacgcctcctcgccgccggagcCGATGCGCGCCGCCAGGACGTACCACATGCTCCCGGACTGGGGCTACGGCCGCGTCTACACGGTGGTCGTCGTCAACTGCACGTTCCCGCGCGTCCCCAACGCGGACAACGCCGGCGGCAGGCTCGTCCTCTACGCGCACCACGGCGGGCCCTCCCGCTCCCCGTTCTCCCCGCACGAGCGCATCGTCGCGCTCGAGGAGGCGCCCGGCGCCTACGACGAGGCCGCGTTCCGGCCGGGAGCGCCGCACCGCTACGACTACCTCTACTGCGGATCCTCGCTCTACGGCGACCTCAGCGCGGCGCGGGTGCGGGAGTGGATGGCGTACCACGCGCGCTTCTTCGGCGACCGGTCCCACTTCGTCTTCCACGACGCCGGCGGGGTCGGCCCCGCCGTGCGCGCCGCGCTCGAGCCCTGGGTGCGCGCCGGCAGGGCCACGCTGCAGGACGTGCGCGCGCAGGCGGAGTACGACGGCTGGTACTACAACCAGTTCCTCGTCGTCAACGACTGCCTGCACCGGTACCGGCACGCCGCCAAGTGGACCTTCTTCTTCGACGTCGACGAGTACATCTTCCTGCCTGACGGCCGTAAGCTTGAGGACGTCCTCGCCGAGCTCGAACCGTACACGCAGTTCACCATCGAGCAGAACCCGATGTCGAGCAGGTTGTGCGTCGACGACCCGGAGGCCGACTATTCCAA CCAATGGGGATTTGAGAAGCTGGTTTTCCGAAATTCAATCACCGGGGTGAGGAGGGACCGGAAGTACGCGATTCAGGCCAAGAATGCCTACGCCACAGGTGTGCACATGTCTGAGAACGTTATCGGCAACACCACACACAAGACGGAGCACCTCATCCGGTACTACCACTACcacaacaccatcaacgtcctCGACGAGGTTTGCCGCGAGTTTGTGCCTATTCCACCCAAGGGTGGCCTGACGTGGTCCGAGAAGACGCCCTGGTACTACGACGACAGCATGAAGCGTGTCGCCAACGCCGTGCGCGAATTCGAGAGGGAGACCATTGGCGATGTAAGACTATGA